The window TGGGTGACAGTCATGAGTTGTGATTGGCTCCAAAAACTCGACTGAAGATGTAACAGGGTGTGGTGTTGGGCGCATTCATCCTGTCTTAACTTCCTATGTTAACATGCTGTGACACCAGAGGTAAGTTACgctcacctctctgagccctggTTTCTTTGCAAAATGATGGAGCTGGGTCAGATGATTCTCTGTTTGTTTCCAATTCTGAAATTCTACGAACCTAAAAACCTGTGTAAAACTGCTGCACGTTACTTGATAAACTAGATGCTTCAGAAGCACTTGCACTGGTGCAGTGGGCCGGATCTCCTCCCTCGCCCTGGATTAACAGAGGTTCTtgttccttctcccctcctcccacccgtATCTTTGCAGATGTGCATCCTCGAGTGTGAAGAGAAGGTCTTCCCCAGCCCCCTCTGGACTCCATGCACCAAGGTCATGGCCAGGAGCTCTTGGCAGCTCAGCCCTGCCGCCCCAGAGCATGTGGCGGCTGCTCTCTACCAGCCGAGAGCTTCAGAGATGCAGCATCTGCGGCGAATGCCCCGAGTCCGGAGCCTGTTCCAGGAGCAGGAGGAGCCCGAGCCTGGCATGGAGGAGGCTGGTGAG of the Chlorocebus sabaeus isolate Y175 chromosome 8, mChlSab1.0.hap1, whole genome shotgun sequence genome contains:
- the PNOC gene encoding prepronociceptin isoform X4 yields the protein MCILECEEKVFPSPLWTPCTKVMARSSWQLSPAAPEHVAAALYQPRASEMQHLRRMPRVRSLFQEQEEPEPGMEEAGEMEQKQLQKRFGGFTGARKSARKLANQKRFSEFMRQYLVLSMQSSQRRRTLHQNGNV